In Streptomyces hawaiiensis, one genomic interval encodes:
- a CDS encoding winged helix DNA-binding domain-containing protein — translation MTNTKRSVTGTAPLLGTRALNRATLDRQLLLRPARLSVAAAVEHLLGLQAQNVKPPYYALAARLDGFTPEALSRLMADREAVRIVTMRSTIHTHTADDCLTLRPLVQPARDRELVTFRKGLAGVDLDRLTVLARDLVETEPRTMRQLREALLQEWPDADPQALAVAARCRLPLVQVTPRGLWGRSGQVSLTTAEHWLGRSAEPAPTPDAVVLRYLAAFGPASVRDMQAWAGMTRLREAFERLRPQLVTFRDVNGVELFDLPDAPRPDPDTPAPPRFLPEFDNLLLSHADRTRVVPPEHRGRSWKGNLAYRTLLVDGFLAGLWRLEEDALVIEPFDRLTRSERDDVTAEGERMLRVMHPQSSYDIGFGAVRT, via the coding sequence ATGACGAACACCAAGCGGAGCGTCACCGGCACGGCACCCCTGCTCGGCACGCGTGCGCTCAACCGCGCGACCCTCGACCGGCAGCTGCTCCTGCGCCCCGCCCGGCTGTCCGTCGCGGCGGCGGTCGAGCACCTGCTCGGACTCCAGGCGCAGAACGTCAAACCTCCGTACTACGCGCTCGCCGCCCGCCTGGACGGGTTCACCCCCGAGGCGCTGTCCCGGCTGATGGCGGACCGCGAGGCCGTGCGGATCGTCACGATGCGCTCCACCATCCACACCCACACCGCGGACGACTGCCTCACCCTGCGGCCGCTGGTGCAGCCCGCCCGGGACCGGGAACTGGTCACCTTCCGCAAGGGACTCGCCGGCGTCGACCTGGACCGGCTCACCGTGCTCGCCCGCGACCTCGTCGAGACCGAGCCCCGCACCATGAGGCAACTGCGCGAAGCCCTGCTCCAGGAGTGGCCCGACGCCGATCCGCAGGCCCTGGCCGTGGCGGCCCGCTGCCGTCTCCCGCTCGTGCAGGTGACGCCGCGCGGTCTGTGGGGGCGGAGCGGGCAGGTCAGTCTCACGACCGCCGAGCACTGGCTCGGCCGGTCCGCGGAACCGGCCCCCACGCCCGACGCGGTCGTCCTGCGCTACCTCGCCGCCTTCGGCCCGGCCTCCGTGCGGGACATGCAGGCCTGGGCCGGAATGACCCGCCTGCGCGAGGCCTTCGAACGCCTCCGCCCGCAGCTCGTGACCTTCCGGGACGTGAACGGCGTCGAACTCTTCGACCTGCCGGACGCCCCCCGCCCCGACCCGGACACCCCGGCGCCGCCGCGCTTCCTCCCCGAGTTCGACAACCTGCTGCTCTCGCACGCCGACCGCACCCGCGTCGTCCCGCCCGAGCACCGGGGCCGTTCCTGGAAAGGGAACCTGGCCTACCGCACGCTCCTCGTCGACGGCTTCCTCGCGGGGCTGTGGCGACTGGAGGAGGACGCGCTCGTGATCGAGCCCTTCGACCGGCTCACCCGGAGCGAGAGGGACGACGTCACCGCCGAGGGCGAGCGGATGCTGCGCGTCATGCACCCGCAGTCGTCGTACGACATCGGGTTCGGTGCCGTACGGACCTAG
- a CDS encoding S1 family peptidase, whose product MFGLNAAKKAAAVVAATAAAATTALLAAPTAVAAPQPIVGGTTTTTSAYPFVMQITDASQNQFCGGTLVSPTKVVTAAHCMVGETTSSVRVVGGRTYLNGTNGTVARVSKIWIHPSYTDATNGEDVAVLTLSTSMPYTTAKYVSSSQTSVYAAGTTARILGWGTTSSNGSSSNQLRTATVPTVSDSSCAGSYGSDFVQSDMVCAGKTTGGVDTCQGDSGGPLLIGGVLAGITSWGEGCAQAGYPGVYTRLTTFSNLVTTQVNS is encoded by the coding sequence ATGTTCGGGCTCAACGCTGCCAAGAAGGCCGCCGCCGTCGTCGCGGCGACCGCTGCCGCCGCCACGACCGCGCTGCTCGCCGCCCCCACGGCCGTCGCCGCGCCCCAGCCGATCGTCGGCGGTACCACGACCACGACGTCCGCGTACCCGTTCGTCATGCAGATCACGGACGCCTCGCAGAACCAGTTCTGCGGCGGCACGCTGGTCTCGCCCACGAAGGTCGTCACCGCCGCGCACTGCATGGTCGGGGAGACCACCAGCAGTGTGCGCGTCGTCGGTGGCCGCACCTACCTCAACGGCACCAACGGCACGGTCGCCAGAGTCAGCAAGATATGGATCCACCCGAGCTACACCGACGCCACCAACGGCGAAGACGTGGCGGTGCTGACGCTGTCGACGTCGATGCCGTACACCACGGCGAAGTACGTCTCCTCCTCCCAGACCTCGGTGTACGCGGCCGGCACCACCGCCCGCATCCTCGGCTGGGGCACCACCTCCTCGAACGGCAGCAGCTCCAACCAGCTGCGCACCGCGACCGTACCGACCGTGTCCGACTCCAGTTGCGCGGGCTCCTACGGCTCCGACTTCGTGCAGAGCGACATGGTGTGCGCCGGAAAGACCACCGGCGGCGTGGACACCTGCCAGGGCGACAGCGGCGGCCCCCTGCTCATCGGGGGCGTCCTGGCAGGCATCACTTCCTGGGGCGAAGGCTGCGCCCAGGCCGGTTACCCGGGTGTCTACACCCGGCTGACCACCTTCTCCAACCTGGTCACGACGCAGGTCAACTCGTGA
- a CDS encoding helix-turn-helix transcriptional regulator yields the protein MTVRRDFQEPPRSRPDLVIGREDLFASAREQLGRGGSVLLHGPAGIGKSTVLRALAADYGGAGRTVLRCSATESESHLPFLALADLFGLVLEDVSGALPGAQRTALESALTGRGESTLQRDGLALRLAVLSALRALAAKGPVLVVADDLQWLDAASAELLGFAARRLGDTPVQMLCAVRTEGQEYDRHLPASPPDTLAVRLGPLTRTQVSALLDHRGYTPLSRSTVRDIHRTSGGNPLFALELGRALAESPARPRPGEPLPVPTSLRALVLSRLEMLSDEARRTLLVASAGARPTLALLHAAGREHAEAETAQAAALGLLATDPEAPALRFAHPLISAALYAEAPAQERRAVHAALSTAASDPIERARHLALATTGTDPDVAARLAEAGALARDRGAPSVAASLGLLAARHTPVDSTPGPDERRLQAAEDAITAGEADLARDIARDVLTRATVPAERVRAWMVVIEAAGQALGEVDAVFPQVLADAGDDPSLLGLVHYQLAWRGLVVEGDFAEARQEAAHAAELAARGGDRRTELMALSFQASTETLMGHPDAPVTVKRALREPQDPYVACHHNGAGSARFRWLIMSDQLPEARATITALLREVRRRGMVESEVHFLRFLADTELRSGHCGRALDLARESLRLARDSGIGEGASAMLASLAEASAGDVDRALALAREAADHAEVDGDQMYLSRALAALGYAQLVAGDPAATVRSLRRVRELELGLGINDPGRGRWHGDLAEALVRIGEPGEAQDVIDTTRAHALRLGRQSVLAVLDRAEALVRAARGEHEAAVVRLTSVQDRLGRLGYGLEEARAAFALARLRTQAAAFPRTGARPLPGPASYDEAARLFRRCRALPWLRQVDAAATAGPTAVEPAPAAPAAALDALDGLAAMERQVASLVMEGATNREIAARLFISVKTVEATLTRVYRKLGIRSRVDIVRLAAGRRTT from the coding sequence GTGACCGTTCGACGGGACTTCCAGGAGCCTCCCAGGAGCCGCCCCGACCTGGTCATCGGCCGGGAGGATCTGTTCGCATCGGCGCGTGAGCAGCTCGGCCGAGGGGGCAGCGTGCTGCTTCACGGCCCCGCCGGAATTGGAAAGTCGACGGTCCTGCGGGCGCTGGCGGCGGATTACGGCGGTGCGGGCCGGACGGTGTTGCGCTGCTCGGCGACCGAGTCCGAATCCCACCTGCCCTTCCTGGCGCTGGCCGACCTGTTCGGACTGGTCCTGGAAGACGTGTCCGGTGCGCTGCCCGGCGCCCAGCGCACCGCCCTGGAGTCGGCGCTCACCGGCCGCGGCGAGTCCACGCTCCAGCGCGACGGGCTCGCACTGCGCCTGGCGGTGCTGTCGGCGCTGCGCGCCCTCGCCGCGAAGGGCCCGGTGCTGGTGGTCGCCGACGATCTCCAGTGGCTGGATGCCGCCAGTGCGGAACTGCTCGGCTTCGCGGCCCGCCGGCTGGGTGACACGCCCGTGCAGATGCTGTGCGCGGTACGGACCGAGGGCCAGGAGTACGACCGTCACCTGCCGGCGTCTCCGCCCGACACGCTCGCCGTCCGGCTGGGCCCGCTGACCCGTACGCAGGTCTCGGCGCTGCTCGACCACCGCGGCTACACGCCCCTGTCCCGCTCCACGGTCCGCGACATCCACCGCACCAGCGGCGGCAACCCGCTCTTCGCGCTGGAGCTGGGCCGGGCCCTGGCCGAGAGCCCGGCCCGGCCGCGGCCCGGTGAGCCGCTGCCCGTGCCCACGTCGCTGCGGGCCCTGGTGCTGAGCCGGCTGGAGATGCTGTCCGACGAGGCGCGCCGCACCCTCCTCGTCGCCAGCGCCGGCGCCCGTCCCACGCTGGCGCTGCTGCACGCGGCCGGGCGGGAGCACGCCGAGGCCGAGACGGCCCAGGCGGCGGCGCTGGGCCTGCTGGCCACGGACCCCGAGGCACCGGCCCTGCGGTTCGCGCACCCGCTGATCTCGGCCGCGCTCTACGCCGAGGCCCCGGCGCAGGAGCGGCGGGCCGTGCACGCCGCGCTGTCCACGGCGGCCTCCGACCCGATCGAGCGGGCCCGGCACCTGGCCCTGGCTACCACCGGCACCGACCCGGACGTCGCTGCCAGGCTGGCCGAGGCCGGTGCGCTGGCCCGGGACCGCGGAGCCCCCTCCGTGGCCGCCTCGCTCGGGCTGCTCGCCGCGCGGCACACCCCGGTGGACAGCACCCCGGGTCCCGACGAGCGGCGTCTGCAGGCCGCGGAGGACGCGATCACCGCCGGCGAGGCCGATCTCGCCCGGGACATCGCCCGCGACGTACTGACGCGTGCCACCGTGCCCGCCGAGCGGGTGCGGGCGTGGATGGTCGTCATCGAGGCGGCCGGGCAGGCCCTCGGCGAGGTCGACGCGGTCTTCCCGCAGGTCCTGGCCGACGCGGGCGACGACCCGAGCCTCCTCGGCCTGGTCCACTACCAGCTGGCGTGGCGCGGCCTGGTCGTCGAGGGCGACTTCGCCGAGGCCCGCCAGGAGGCCGCGCACGCGGCGGAGCTGGCCGCCCGGGGCGGGGACCGGCGCACCGAGCTGATGGCGCTGTCGTTCCAGGCCTCCACCGAGACCCTGATGGGCCACCCGGACGCCCCCGTGACCGTCAAACGGGCCCTGAGGGAACCCCAGGACCCCTATGTGGCCTGCCACCACAACGGCGCCGGGTCGGCCCGGTTCCGCTGGCTGATCATGAGCGACCAGCTGCCGGAGGCGCGGGCGACCATCACCGCGCTGCTGCGCGAGGTGCGCCGGCGCGGCATGGTCGAGAGCGAGGTGCACTTCCTGCGCTTCCTCGCCGACACGGAACTGCGCTCCGGGCACTGCGGCCGGGCCCTGGACCTGGCCCGCGAGAGCCTGCGGCTGGCCCGGGACTCCGGGATCGGCGAGGGCGCCTCGGCCATGCTCGCCTCGCTCGCGGAGGCCTCGGCCGGGGACGTCGACCGGGCCCTGGCCCTCGCCCGGGAGGCGGCGGACCACGCCGAGGTCGACGGCGACCAGATGTACCTGTCCCGGGCCCTCGCGGCGCTGGGCTACGCCCAGTTGGTGGCCGGCGACCCGGCCGCCACCGTCCGTTCGCTGCGCCGGGTGCGGGAGCTGGAGCTGGGCCTCGGCATCAACGACCCCGGGCGCGGGCGCTGGCACGGCGACCTCGCCGAGGCCCTGGTCCGCATCGGCGAGCCGGGCGAGGCCCAGGACGTCATCGACACGACCCGGGCGCACGCGCTGCGGCTGGGCCGGCAGAGCGTGCTGGCCGTCCTCGACCGGGCTGAGGCGCTGGTGCGGGCGGCACGCGGCGAACACGAGGCCGCCGTCGTCCGGTTGACGTCCGTGCAGGACCGGCTCGGCCGGCTCGGGTACGGCCTGGAGGAGGCCCGGGCCGCCTTCGCGCTGGCCCGCCTGCGCACCCAGGCCGCCGCCTTCCCGCGCACCGGCGCCAGGCCCCTGCCGGGACCGGCGTCGTACGACGAGGCCGCCCGGCTGTTCCGGCGCTGCCGCGCGCTGCCCTGGCTGCGGCAGGTCGACGCGGCCGCCACGGCCGGTCCCACGGCGGTGGAACCGGCCCCCGCCGCACCGGCCGCCGCCCTCGACGCTCTGGATGGCCTCGCCGCGATGGAGCGTCAGGTCGCCTCGCTGGTGATGGAGGGCGCGACCAACCGGGAGATCGCGGCGCGCCTGTTCATCAGCGTCAAGACCGTCGAGGCGACCCTCACCCGGGTCTACCGCAAGCTCGGCATCCGCTCCCGGGTGGACATCGTCCGGCTGGCCGCGGGCCGCCGCACGACCTGA
- a CDS encoding helix-turn-helix transcriptional regulator, which translates to MTADASDEVEIRNALLRLRRGTGLPVAFGGLMEAGQQMRISELSGTATHALRSLVVTSGTGLGGKTVALSRPCVVTDYSASRQISHEYDAPVAVEGLRSVLAVPVVVRHRVRGVLYGALRTALPLGGRMLDTAVEAARDVERALVVRDEARTLVAGAGAGVGPGWEQVREAHAALRALAPRITDPELRAELLGACALLTAGTGPSARVRLAPREVDVLACVAAGATNAVAAQRLGVTPETVKGYLRSAMRKLRARTRGEAVVAARRAGWLP; encoded by the coding sequence GTGACGGCAGACGCGTCCGACGAGGTCGAGATACGCAACGCGCTGCTGCGTCTGCGGCGGGGCACCGGCCTTCCGGTCGCCTTCGGCGGCTTGATGGAGGCCGGGCAGCAGATGCGCATCAGCGAACTGAGCGGCACGGCGACGCATGCCCTGCGTTCGCTGGTGGTGACGTCCGGAACCGGTCTGGGCGGCAAGACGGTGGCGTTGTCCCGGCCGTGCGTGGTGACGGACTACTCGGCGTCGCGGCAGATCAGCCACGAGTACGACGCCCCCGTGGCCGTGGAGGGGCTGCGCTCGGTGCTGGCCGTGCCGGTGGTGGTGCGGCACCGGGTGCGCGGGGTGCTGTACGGGGCGCTGCGCACGGCGCTGCCGCTGGGCGGGCGGATGCTGGACACGGCCGTCGAGGCGGCGCGGGACGTGGAGCGGGCGCTGGTCGTCCGGGACGAGGCCCGCACACTCGTCGCCGGGGCCGGTGCCGGGGTGGGGCCGGGGTGGGAGCAGGTGCGGGAGGCGCACGCGGCCCTGCGGGCGCTGGCCCCGAGGATCACGGACCCGGAGCTGCGCGCGGAGCTGCTCGGCGCGTGTGCGCTGCTGACGGCCGGAACGGGCCCCTCGGCCCGGGTCCGGCTCGCGCCGCGCGAGGTGGACGTGCTGGCGTGCGTGGCGGCGGGGGCGACGAACGCGGTCGCCGCGCAGCGGCTGGGCGTGACGCCCGAGACCGTCAAGGGGTACCTGCGGTCGGCCATGCGGAAGCTGCGGGCCCGCACCCGTGGCGAGGCCGTGGTCGCCGCGCGCCGGGCGGGGTGGTTGCCATAG
- a CDS encoding AMP-binding protein gives MTSATELFRDARDFLLEHREDYPTAYEGFRWPRPEYFNWALDWFDEVADGNARTALHLVEEDGRETQLSFGEMSVRSAQFATWLRARGVRAEDRVLVMLGNQAELWITALAAMKLRAVVIPATPLLGPADLRDRVARGRVRHVIARPEDTGKFAEVPGDYTRIAAGAAGAVPDGWLPLDDAYGASASFVPDGPTRADDPLMLYFTSGTTARPKLVEHTHTSYPIGHLSTMYWIGLKPGDVHLNISSPGWAKHAWSNLFAPWNAEATVFLHNYTRFDAVRLMTEMDRAGVTTFCAPPTVWRMLIQADLAQLRTPPREVVAAGEPLNPEVIEQVRRAWDITIRDGFGQTETAVQVANSPGQPLKTGSMGRPSPGYRVELLDPVSGAPGAAEGEIALDLSDRPVGLMTGYHGDADRTAEAMAGGYYRTGDVASRDEEGYLTYIGRSDDVFKASDYKISPFELESALLEHEAVAEAAVVPAPDELRLSVPKAYVVLAEGWEPGPDTAKVLFEHSREVLAPYKRIRRLEFGDLPKTVSGKIRRIELREATAAGSDAEYREEDFR, from the coding sequence ATGACATCGGCGACGGAGCTGTTCCGCGACGCGCGGGATTTCCTGCTGGAACACCGCGAGGACTACCCGACGGCCTACGAGGGCTTCCGCTGGCCCCGCCCCGAGTACTTCAACTGGGCGCTCGACTGGTTCGACGAGGTCGCCGACGGCAACGCCCGCACCGCCCTGCACCTCGTCGAGGAGGACGGCCGCGAGACCCAGCTGTCCTTCGGGGAAATGTCGGTAAGGTCGGCGCAGTTCGCCACCTGGCTGCGCGCCCGGGGCGTGCGCGCCGAGGACCGCGTCCTCGTCATGCTCGGCAACCAGGCCGAACTGTGGATCACCGCCCTCGCCGCGATGAAGCTGCGCGCGGTGGTCATCCCGGCCACCCCGCTGCTCGGCCCCGCCGACCTGCGCGACCGCGTGGCGCGAGGCCGGGTCCGGCACGTCATCGCGCGCCCCGAGGACACCGGCAAGTTCGCCGAGGTCCCCGGCGACTACACACGCATCGCCGCAGGCGCCGCCGGTGCGGTACCGGACGGCTGGCTGCCACTGGACGACGCCTACGGCGCCTCCGCGAGCTTCGTTCCCGACGGCCCGACCCGGGCGGACGACCCGCTGATGCTCTACTTCACCTCGGGCACCACCGCCCGGCCCAAGCTCGTGGAGCACACCCACACGTCGTACCCGATCGGCCATCTGTCGACCATGTACTGGATCGGCCTGAAACCCGGCGACGTGCACCTGAACATCTCCTCACCCGGCTGGGCCAAGCACGCCTGGTCCAATCTCTTCGCCCCGTGGAACGCCGAGGCGACCGTCTTCCTGCACAACTACACGCGTTTCGACGCCGTCCGTCTCATGACCGAGATGGACCGGGCGGGCGTCACCACCTTCTGCGCCCCGCCGACCGTGTGGCGCATGCTCATCCAGGCCGACCTGGCGCAGCTGCGCACCCCGCCCCGCGAGGTCGTCGCGGCCGGCGAGCCGCTCAACCCGGAGGTCATCGAGCAGGTCCGCCGCGCCTGGGACATCACCATCCGCGACGGTTTCGGCCAGACCGAGACGGCCGTCCAGGTCGCCAACAGCCCCGGCCAGCCGCTCAAGACCGGCTCGATGGGCCGGCCGAGCCCCGGATACCGCGTCGAACTCCTCGACCCCGTCTCCGGCGCGCCGGGCGCGGCCGAGGGCGAGATCGCGCTCGATCTGTCGGACCGCCCCGTCGGCCTGATGACCGGCTACCACGGCGACGCCGACCGGACGGCGGAGGCGATGGCCGGAGGCTACTACCGCACAGGGGACGTCGCCTCCAGGGATGAAGAGGGATATCTGACCTATATCGGGCGAAGTGACGACGTCTTCAAGGCCTCCGACTACAAGATCAGTCCCTTCGAGCTGGAGAGCGCGCTGCTGGAGCACGAAGCGGTGGCCGAGGCGGCGGTCGTGCCCGCCCCGGACGAGCTGCGGCTCTCCGTCCCCAAGGCCTACGTCGTGCTGGCCGAGGGCTGGGAGCCGGGCCCCGACACCGCCAAGGTCCTGTTCGAGCACTCCCGCGAGGTGCTGGCCCCCTACAAGCGCATCCGCCGCCTGGAGTTCGGCGACCTGCCCAAGACCGTCTCCGGCAAGATCCGCCGGATCGAGCTGCGTGAGGCCACGGCGGCCGGGTCGGACGCCGAGTACCGCGAGGAGGACTTCCGGTGA
- a CDS encoding AMP-binding protein, giving the protein MSSYSHGTGEAALLGDTIGANLDRAVAAWPDREALVDVPSGRRWTYAQFGAAVDELASALHASGIAQGDRVGVWAVNCPEWVLVQYATARIGAIMVNINPAYRTHEVEYVLKQAGVSLLFASLSHKTSDYRAMVGQVRGGCPELREVVYFGDPSWETLLGRATPDATYDELSCDDPINIQYTSGTTGFPKGATLSHHNILNNGYFVGELVAYSEQDRICIPVPFYHCFGMVMGNLAATSHGACMVIPAPSFDPKATLDAVQRERCTSLYGVPTMFIAELNLPDFASYDLSSLRTGIMAGSPCPVEVMKRVVAEMHMAEVSICYGMTETSPVSLQTRRDDDLEHRTGTVGRVLPHIEVKIVDPATGVTRPRGTAGELCTRGYSVMLGYWNEPEKTAEAVDAGRWMHTGDLAVMREDGYVEIVGRIKDMIIRGGENIYPREIEEFLYGHPKIQDVQVVGVPHERYGEEVLACVIPRDPADPPTLQELRAYCEGRLAHYKVPSGVRILDSFPMTVSGKVRKVELRERFSGGQR; this is encoded by the coding sequence GTGAGCTCGTACAGCCATGGAACCGGCGAGGCGGCGCTGCTCGGCGACACCATCGGGGCCAACCTGGACCGGGCGGTGGCCGCCTGGCCGGACCGCGAGGCACTGGTCGACGTGCCGTCCGGCCGGCGCTGGACGTACGCCCAGTTCGGCGCGGCGGTCGACGAGCTCGCCTCCGCCCTGCACGCCTCCGGTATCGCCCAGGGCGACCGGGTGGGCGTCTGGGCGGTCAACTGCCCCGAGTGGGTGCTCGTCCAGTACGCCACCGCCCGCATCGGCGCGATCATGGTGAACATCAACCCGGCGTACCGCACCCACGAGGTGGAGTACGTCCTGAAGCAGGCCGGCGTGTCCCTGCTGTTCGCCTCCCTCAGCCACAAGACGAGCGACTACCGTGCGATGGTCGGTCAAGTGCGCGGGGGCTGCCCCGAGTTGCGGGAGGTGGTCTACTTCGGCGACCCGAGCTGGGAGACGCTGCTCGGGCGGGCGACCCCCGACGCGACGTACGACGAACTCTCCTGCGACGACCCCATCAACATCCAGTACACGTCGGGCACGACGGGCTTCCCGAAGGGCGCGACCCTCTCCCACCACAACATCCTCAACAACGGCTACTTCGTGGGTGAGCTGGTCGCCTACTCGGAGCAGGACCGGATCTGCATCCCGGTGCCCTTCTACCACTGCTTCGGCATGGTCATGGGCAATCTGGCCGCCACCTCGCACGGCGCCTGCATGGTCATCCCCGCCCCGTCCTTCGACCCGAAGGCCACCCTGGACGCGGTCCAGCGGGAGCGCTGCACCTCCCTCTACGGCGTCCCGACCATGTTCATCGCGGAGCTGAACCTCCCCGACTTCGCCTCCTACGACCTCTCCTCCCTGCGCACCGGCATCATGGCCGGCTCACCCTGCCCGGTGGAGGTGATGAAGCGGGTGGTCGCCGAGATGCACATGGCGGAGGTCTCCATCTGCTACGGCATGACCGAGACGTCCCCGGTGTCGCTGCAGACCCGCAGGGACGACGACCTGGAGCACCGCACGGGCACGGTCGGCCGGGTCCTGCCGCACATCGAGGTGAAGATCGTCGACCCGGCCACGGGAGTCACCCGGCCGCGCGGCACGGCGGGCGAGTTGTGCACGCGCGGCTACAGCGTGATGCTCGGCTACTGGAACGAGCCGGAGAAGACCGCCGAGGCCGTCGACGCCGGCCGCTGGATGCACACGGGCGACCTCGCCGTGATGCGCGAGGACGGCTACGTCGAGATCGTCGGCCGCATCAAGGACATGATCATCCGGGGCGGGGAGAACATCTACCCCCGCGAGATCGAGGAGTTCCTCTACGGCCACCCCAAGATCCAGGACGTCCAGGTCGTCGGCGTCCCGCACGAGCGCTACGGCGAGGAGGTCCTGGCCTGCGTCATCCCCCGCGACCCGGCCGACCCGCCGACCCTGCAGGAGCTCCGAGCCTACTGCGAGGGGCGGTTGGCGCACTACAAGGTCCCGAGCGGCGTGCGGATCCTGGACTCCTTCCCGATGACGGTGTCCGGAAAGGTGCGCAAGGTGGAGCTGCGGGAGCGCTTCTCCGGCGGGCAGAGGTAA
- a CDS encoding GNAT family N-acetyltransferase, protein MRSGPRHAGRGGPGPVGYAVLEYTFFEQGFLTLLTVAPCARRQGVATRLVTAVEAECATPKLFTSANVSNQPMQRLLLAAGWQPAGLVHGLDEGDPELFYLCPPEKRSRSSTLRTFPDTVIGKESRIRTPLGTL, encoded by the coding sequence GTGCGCAGCGGGCCTCGTCACGCTGGCAGAGGGGGCCCCGGCCCCGTCGGCTACGCCGTACTGGAATACACCTTCTTCGAGCAGGGCTTCCTCACCCTGCTGACCGTCGCACCCTGCGCCCGCCGGCAGGGAGTGGCCACCCGGCTCGTCACCGCCGTCGAGGCCGAGTGCGCCACTCCCAAGCTGTTCACGTCGGCCAACGTCTCCAACCAGCCCATGCAGCGACTGCTGCTGGCAGCGGGCTGGCAACCGGCGGGCCTGGTGCACGGGCTGGACGAAGGCGATCCCGAACTCTTTTACCTCTGCCCGCCGGAGAAGCGCTCCCGCAGCTCCACCTTGCGCACCTTTCCGGACACCGTCATCGGGAAGGAGTCCAGGATCCGCACGCCGCTCGGGACCTTGTAG
- a CDS encoding GNAT family N-acetyltransferase — protein MRIRPAAPAELPALQDIERAAGAPFRDLGMPEIADDEPPALDVLERYRRAGRCWVAADERDRPAAYLLAEPVDGALHIEQVSVHPRAARRGVGRALLAHAADHAREEGLTALTLTTFTEVPWNAPYYARLGFRPLPEADLTPGLREILATEAAHGLDRRPRVCMRKRL, from the coding sequence ATGCGCATCCGCCCCGCCGCCCCCGCCGAACTCCCGGCCCTCCAGGACATCGAACGGGCCGCCGGGGCCCCCTTCCGCGACCTCGGCATGCCGGAGATCGCCGACGACGAGCCGCCCGCGCTCGACGTCCTGGAGCGCTACCGCCGGGCGGGCCGCTGCTGGGTCGCGGCGGACGAGCGGGACCGGCCGGCCGCCTATCTCCTCGCCGAACCCGTGGACGGCGCCCTGCACATCGAGCAGGTCTCGGTCCACCCGCGCGCCGCACGCCGGGGCGTGGGCCGCGCCCTCCTGGCCCACGCCGCCGACCACGCCCGCGAGGAGGGCCTGACCGCCCTGACGTTGACCACCTTCACGGAGGTCCCGTGGAACGCCCCCTACTACGCCCGCCTCGGCTTCCGGCCCCTCCCCGAGGCGGATCTCACGCCCGGCCTGCGCGAGATCCTCGCGACGGAGGCCGCGCACGGCCTGGACCGCCGGCCTCGGGTGTGCATGCGAAAGCGTTTGTGA